A genomic segment from Conger conger chromosome 2, fConCon1.1, whole genome shotgun sequence encodes:
- the LOC133121907 gene encoding inositol 1,4,5-trisphosphate receptor-interacting protein-like 2, which translates to MTVYTLNLRVFWPLVVCVLTAFVLLHLSLRLGPDPGSDGCPDRTLGLLSLVKLLLAFALCYFLIRYCSSETGRTKRRLTEITEGPARASSSRKELLEDYYERQVRLSPHVLGHSKAHVAKLVSELVRAGRAEIPPESSLGLRGDFIQIGSAYEEHKVGHPDCFDILVPLRLPRALKLEPKSCAGEKGSPLLCSLETPRKSEWNRRHKAFTEAFLSSKEPGGVLRLTPAPVVRWFYPTVQRCLSAVRYPFEQRCSLGLSQSEDRILLRLTPRSDYVCCHISMGVRLIPAVPLGNGVFLVAAPRGSQQEDLWTVYFPRQEQRLLGWLKGRVPSGSCHLKCLQIVKAVRDLSGQALDCRGGAEWRAVLSSYSLKMAWLRLLLSTPPEAWEEHHLLERIEDLLRGLRESLQQRFLGHLFLGSDTGLLPDFLALPKPFKDIASANLLASFNPTSLDIVSARLAYSWTHLHRLIRLGCPQRDSVGRGVRCKHMDAE; encoded by the coding sequence ATGACTGTGTACACCTTGAACCTCAGGGTCTTCTGGCCACTGGTCGTCTGTGTGCTCACAGCCTTCGTGCTGCTACACCTCTCTCTCCGCCTAGGTCCTGACCCTGGATCTGACGGGTGTCCAGACCGAACATTGGGGCTCCTCTCATTGGTCAAGCTTCTTTTGGCTTTTGCTCTCTGCTACTTTCTTATTAGGTATTGCTCATCTGAAACAGGCAGGACAAAGCGACGTCTCACTGAGATCACTGAGGGCCCTGCCAGAGCCAGTTCCTCCAGAAAAGAGCTGCTGGAAGATTACTACGAGAGGCAGGTCCGCCTGTCACCCCATGTTCTAGGCCATAGTAAGGCACACGTTGCCAAGCTGGTCAGTGAACTGGTAAGGGCGGGACGTGCTGAGATCCCTCCAGAGTCCTCTCTGGGTCTTCGCGGGGACTTTATCCAGATTGGCAGTGCTTATGAGGAGCATAAAGTGGGCCATCCTGACTGCTTCGACATCTTGGTCCCGCTGCGGCTGCCCAGAGCCCTGAAGCTGGAGCCCAAAAGCTGTGCTGGAGAAAAAGGAAGCCCGCTACTCTGCAGTCTGGAGACCCCCCGCAAGTCAGAGTGGAACAGGCGACACAAGGCCTTCACCGAGGCGTTCTTGAGCTCCAAAGAGCCGGGCGGGGTGTTAAGACTGACTCCGGCGCCCGTGGTGCGCTGGTTTTACCCCACGGTGCAGCGCTGTCTCTCTGCTGTGCGCTACCCCTTTGAGCAGCGGTGCTCCCTGGGTCTGTCGCAGAGCGAGGACCGCATCCTGCTGCGCCTCACGCCACGCTCCGACTACGTCTGCTGCCACATCTCCATGGGCGTGCGGCTCATCCCCGCCGTGCCCCTGGGGAATGGCGTGTTTCTGGTGGCTGCGCCTAGGGGCTCCCAGCAGGAGGACCTTTGGACGGTGTACTTCCCCCGACAGGAGCAGAGGCTTCTGGGCTGGCTGAAAGGCAGGGTGCCGTCTGGCTCCTGCCACCTGAAGTGCCTGCAGATCGTGAAGGCCGTACGGGACCTGAGTGGGCAGGCCTTGGATTGCCGCGGGGGAGCAGAGTGGAGGGCCGTGCTGTCCTCCTACTCCCTGAAGATGGCGTGGCTGCGACTCTTGCTCAGCACGCCTCCTGAGGCCTGGGAGGAGCACCATCTCCTGGAGAGGATAGAAGATCTGCTGCGAGGCTTGAGGGAGAGCCTGCAGCAACGATTCTTGGGTCACCTCTTCCTTGGGAGTGACACTGGGCTGCTGCCAGATTTTCTTGCCTTGCCTAAGCCATTCAAGGACATAGCTTCGGCCAATCTCTTGGCCAGCTTCAACCCAACATCTCTGGATATAGTGTCTGCCCGCTTGGCCTACTCCTGGACACATCTGCATCGGCTAATTCGTCTTGGGTGTCCCCAAAGGGACAGTGTGGGAAGGGGTGTACGCTGCAAGCACATGGATGCTGAGTAA